A stretch of Triticum aestivum cultivar Chinese Spring chromosome 1D, IWGSC CS RefSeq v2.1, whole genome shotgun sequence DNA encodes these proteins:
- the LOC123182746 gene encoding uncharacterized protein, producing MEELDEFEVLWPEYCAGLAHADDDQYKTPAAASSVQSTATSWQRRAARSRPVDVPPSRAAVLLLRWKDGNTEDDSVEKDGGGKIIVPPHLLVSGRRLSDGEAAAAYTLLRSGAARHGKRARDLRHLRNSVLRMTGFIEG from the coding sequence ATGGAAGAGCTCGACGAGTTCGAGGTGCTCTGGCCGGAGTACTGCGCCGGCCTCGCGCACGCCGACGATGACCAGTACAAGACACCGGCGGCGGCATCGAGCGTGCAGAGCACGGCCACGTCGTGGCAGCGGCGCGCGGCACGGTCTCGGCCGGTGGACGTTCCTCCAAGCAGGGCCGCCGTGCTGTTGCTACGGTGGAAAGACGGTAATACCGAAGATGACTCAGTGGAGAAGGACGGCGGGGGCAAGATCATCGTGCCGCCGCACCTGCTGGTCTCCGGCAGGCGGCTGTCCGACGGGGAGGCCGCCGCGGCGTACACGCTGCTGCGGTCGGGGGCGGCAAGGCACGGCAAGCGGGCGCGCGACCTGCGCCACCTGCGCAACTCCGTGCTGCGGATGACCGGCTTCATCGAAGGATGA
- the LOC123182744 gene encoding uncharacterized protein: MDHQELQEADVLWPQHNSDHRRDGADGDDGSNVDGDMAKLSSPELSAPVLVPRRKRRSRSWSTSDGSGSGNDDCSDGDVRCTDDAKRNVPPHVLAERRRRLAGRSTAAYSMCTGKGRTLKGRDLRNIRNLVLRMTGFIEK; the protein is encoded by the coding sequence ATGGATCATCAGGAGCTCCAAGAAGCCGACGTCCTCTGGCCACAACACAACTCCGACCACCGCCGTGACGGCGCCGACGGCGACGACGGCAGCAACGTCGACGGAGACATGGCAAAGCTATCCTCGCCGGAGCTGTCTGCCCCGGTCCTCGTGCCTCGCCGGAAGCGGCGGTCTCGCTCCTGGTCGACGTCCGACGGGAGCGGCAGCGGCAACGACGACTGCAGCGACGGCGATGTCCGATGCACCGACGACGCAAAGAGGAACGTGCCGCCGCACGTCCTGGCTGAACggcggcggaggctcgccggaagGTCGACGGCGGCCTACTCCATGTGCACCGGCAAAGGGAGGACGCTCAAAGGGCGGGACCTTCGCAACATCAGGAACCTCGTCCTCAGGATGACCGGATTCATCGAGAAATGA